The proteins below come from a single Natrinema sp. SYSU A 869 genomic window:
- a CDS encoding 3-hydroxyacyl-CoA dehydrogenase family protein, with amino-acid sequence MQIAVLGAGSMGHGIAQVSAMAGHDVVLRDIEEDFVEDGLEGIRTNLQGGVDRDKLTEGEMEATLERIEGTTDLEAAVEDADLVVEAVPEDMDLKQDVFSDIEDAASEDTVIASNTSSLSVTEMASALEHPERAVGLHFFNPPHIMDLVEIVIAEQTDERTEAFAVDYVQGIEKEDVVVRDTAGFATSRLGLALGLEAIRMVEQGVASPADIDEGMEIGYGHPMGPLELTDHVGLDVRLHIAEHLREELGERFKPPQSLRRKVRAGNLGKKTGEGYYVWADGERVGMSGEWGDDT; translated from the coding sequence ATGCAAATCGCAGTCCTCGGAGCCGGTAGTATGGGACACGGAATCGCACAGGTCTCCGCAATGGCGGGCCACGACGTGGTTCTCCGGGACATCGAGGAGGACTTCGTCGAGGATGGTCTCGAGGGGATCCGAACCAACCTCCAGGGCGGCGTCGACCGGGACAAGCTCACCGAAGGCGAGATGGAAGCGACCCTCGAGCGCATCGAGGGGACGACGGACCTCGAGGCGGCGGTCGAGGACGCCGACCTCGTCGTCGAAGCGGTGCCCGAGGACATGGATCTCAAACAGGACGTGTTCTCGGACATCGAGGACGCGGCGAGCGAGGACACGGTCATCGCCTCGAACACCTCCTCGCTGTCGGTGACCGAGATGGCCAGCGCGCTCGAGCACCCCGAACGCGCCGTTGGCCTCCACTTCTTCAACCCGCCCCACATCATGGACCTTGTTGAGATCGTCATCGCTGAGCAGACCGACGAGCGCACCGAGGCGTTCGCCGTCGACTACGTCCAGGGGATCGAGAAGGAGGACGTCGTCGTTCGGGACACGGCCGGTTTCGCCACGTCGCGGCTCGGGCTGGCACTGGGCCTCGAGGCGATCCGGATGGTCGAGCAGGGCGTCGCCAGTCCGGCCGACATCGACGAGGGGATGGAAATCGGTTACGGCCATCCGATGGGGCCCCTCGAGCTGACCGACCACGTCGGGCTGGACGTGCGCCTGCACATCGCGGAACACCTCCGGGAAGAGCTCGGCGAGCGGTTCAAGCCGCCCCAGTCCCTGCGCCGGAAGGTCCGGGCGGGCAACCTCGGCAAGAAGACCGGCGAGGGCTACTACGTCTGGGCGGATGGCGAGCGCGTCGGCATGAGCGGCGAATGGGGCGACGACACGTAG